The genome window GATTCTGACGACCTTCAACGAAGTCAACATGCAGCCGGTCATCGACTTGCGTACCAAGTACAAGGACAAGTTCGAAAAAGAACATGGCGTCAAACTGGGCTTTATGTCCTTCTTTGTCAAAGCTGCAGTTGCTGCGTTGAAAAAATATCCGATCATCAATGCATCGGTCGATGGCAATGACATCGTCTACCACGGCTACTTCGATATCGGTATCGCAGTCGGTTCGCCACGCGGCCTGGTAGTGCCTATCCTGCGCGATGCGGATCAAATGTCGATTGCTGAAATCGAAAAGAAAATCGGTGAATTCGGTAACAAGGCCAAGGATGGCAAGTTGACACTTGACGACCTGACTGGCGGTACATTCTCGATTTCGAACGGCGGTATCTTTGGCTCCATGCTGTCGACACCTATCATCAACCCACCGCAATCGGCGATCCTGGGCATCCACGCAACGAAAGAACGTGCAGTGGTGGAAAACGGCCAGATCGTGATTCGCCCGATGAACTATCTGGCGATGTCCTACGACCATCGCATCATCGATGGCCGTGAAGCGGTATTGGGCCTGGTAGCGATGAAGGAAGCATTGGAAGATCCTGCGCGCCTGCTGCTGGACCTCTAAAATTTGACCAAATAAAAAGACACAAGGGCCCGAATATCTGGATGCCTTTGTGTCTTTTTCTTTAACGGGGTAAAGATATGTCGAAGAATTTTGATGTAGTGGTAATCGGCGCCGGTCCTGGCGGTTATGTGGCGGCGATACGTGCAGCGCAGCTGGGTTTTACAGTGGCTTGTATCGATGAATGGAAGAATGAAAAAGGCGGTCCGGCACCTGGCGGCACCTGTACCAATGTCGGTTGTATCCCATCGAAGGCGATGTTGCAGTCGTCGGAAAATTATCATCACGCCGGACATGCGTTTGCCGAGCACGGGATCGAAGTCAAAGGTTTGTCGCTGAACGTCAAGAAGATGGTGGCACGCAAGGATACCGTCGTGAAGCAAAACAATGACGGCATCCTGTATCTGTTCAAAAAGAATAAAGTTACTTTCTTCCACGGTCGCGGTTCTTTCGTGAAAGCCGCTGACGGCGGTCATGAAATCAAGATCGCAGGTGCCACCGAAGAAAACATTTTTGCCAAGCACGTGGTGGTCGCTACCGGTTCGAATCCGCGTGCATTGCCGGGTGCTGCATTCGATGAAAAACTGATCCTGTCGAATACCGGTGCACTGGAGATCACTGAGGTGCCTAAGCGTCTGGGTGTGATCGGCGCCGGCGTGATCGGTCTCGAGATGGGCAGCGTCTGGCGTCGCCTCGGTTCCGAAGTGACAGTGCTGGAAGCATTGCCGGCTTTCCTCGGCGCAGTTGATGATGCAGTCGCGAAAGAAGCGTTCAAGCAATTCACCAAGCAAGGCCTGGCGATCAGCCTCGGCGTGCAAATCGGTGCGATTACTGCAGGCAAGAATGACGTCACCGTCAATTACGTTGACGACAAGGGCGCTGCGCAAAAAGCGGTGTTCGACAAGTTGATCGTTTCGATCGGCCGCGTGCCAAACACCATTGGCTTGAACGCTGAAGCGGTTGGCCTGAAGCTGGATGAGCGCGGTTTCATCGCGGTTGATGCTGATTGCAAAACCAGCTTGCCGAATGTCTGGGCGGTTGGCGACGTAGTACGCGGACCAATGCTGGCACACAAATCGGAAGAGGAGGGAGTGGCAGTGGCGGAGCGTATCGCCGGTCAACACGGTCATGTCAATTTCAACACGATCCCGTGGGTGATTTATACTTCACCGGAGATCGCATGGGTTGGCAAGACCGAACAGCAGTTGAAAGCGGAAAAGATCGCGTATAAAGCAGGCTCTTTCCCTTTCCTTGCCAACGGTCGCGCGCGTGCCTTGGGTGATACCACCGGTTTCGTGAAATTCCTTGCGGATGCGAAAACCGATGAAATCCTCGGCGTGCACATCATTGGGCCGATGGCTTCGGAACTGATTTCGGAAGCTGTGGTCGCAATGGAGTTCCGTGCATCTTCCGAAGATATCGCACGCATCTGTCATGCACATCCATCATTGTCGGAAGCTGTCAAAGAGGCGGCACTGGCAGTTGATGGCCGAGCCCTGAATTTCTAAGGGTGATTTTGAATACCGGAGTCTGAATGAAATATGCTGCCTTGCTTTTGCCCTTGTTACTGACCGCTTGTGCCACAAGTGGTAATGGAGATGGTCGGGTGTCGGTTGCGACCGCCTTCAACGGGCAAGAGTTTGGCGGTGCCAATTGCACGGTAATGACCAATTCCGGCAGCTGGAATGTGCTGACTCCGGCGACCGTACAGGTGGGCGGAGCCAACGGTGAGTTGCGCATAGTCTGCAATAAATACGGCTATCGCACGACTGAATTGCGTTTGCCACCGTATGCGCCGAATTCTTCCGGTTCCCGTGTCGGGGTCGGCCTTGGTGGTGGCAGTGGCGCGGTTGGTTTGGGCCTGGGCCTGAGTTTGCCGATCAGCTCGGGTAGCGGTGGCAGTTATCCGCCGCGTGTGGTGATCAATATGGCGCCACAATAGTCAGAATCCATCTCACGTATGTTGCTGAAGTGAGTTCTGGTAACGCGATGATAGATATGGGCGAGCGATGACTCGCCCGTTTTTTTCTGGAAGGACGATATGAGTCCGGACATGCAAATGAATTGGATCCGAGCCGCATGAATGTACGTGAATTTTATGAGCAGGCATTATCGCAGCGCGGCTTCGTCGCTGATGAATCGCAGCTCAATGCCGTCAATCGTTTGCAGCAAGCCTATGATGAATGGGTAGAGTACAAGGCACAGCGCGCCAATGCCTTCCTGCGTTTTTTGCGCCCACCTGAAATTCCGCGCGGGATTTATATGTGGGGCGGCGTAGGTCGTGGCAAATCCTTCCTGATGGATAGCTTTTATTCGGTGGTGCCGCTGGTACGCAAGACGCGCGTGCACTTTCATGAATTCATGCGCAGTGTCCATCGCGATCTGGATGAGTTGAAGATGGTCGTCAATCCACTCGATGAAGTGGCGAAACGGATTGCGAAGAAGTATCGCCTGATCTGTTTCGACGAATTCCACGTCATCGATATCGCCGATGCGATGATTCTCTACAATTTGTTCAAGGCCCTGTTTGAAAACGGAGTGTCCTTCATCATCACCTCGAATTTTCATCCGGACACCTTGTACCCGGATGGCTTGCACCGGGATCGCATGTTGCCGACGATTGAGCTGTTGAAAGAAAAGCTGGATATCGTCAATGTCGACAGCGGTAGTGATTACCGCAAGCGTGCATTGGAACAGGTCGATGCCTATTACTGGCCACTGAATGAAAAATCGAGTGAAGCAATGCGCGTCGCATTTGCACGCATTGCGGAAACCACCGATGAAAATCCGCACCTGAAAATAGAAGGACGCGATGTGCAGGCCTTGCGCCGCGCCGGCGGTGTAATATGGTTCGACTTCGCAACCCTGTGTGGCGGACCGCGTTCACAGAACGATTACCTTGAACTGGCCAGCCGCTTCCATACCTTGTTCCTGTCGGATGTGCCGGTGATGTCGGCCGGTATGGCATCCGCGGTACGGCGCTTTATCTGGCTGATTGATGTCTTGTACGACCACAAGATTAAACTGCTGATGTCGGCCGAGGTGGCGATGGATGAGTTGTATACTGATGGTGCACAGATTGCCGAATTTCAACGCACGGTGTCGCGCCTGATAGAAATGCAATCAAGTGAATACATGGAAGCCGAACGCCGGCGCGAAGGAAGTACGATTTTTTAATCGCCCGCCGCGGTTTTTGGATTTGCCGACTTAATTTGAAC of Janthinobacterium sp. Marseille contains these proteins:
- the lpdA gene encoding dihydrolipoyl dehydrogenase, producing the protein MSKNFDVVVIGAGPGGYVAAIRAAQLGFTVACIDEWKNEKGGPAPGGTCTNVGCIPSKAMLQSSENYHHAGHAFAEHGIEVKGLSLNVKKMVARKDTVVKQNNDGILYLFKKNKVTFFHGRGSFVKAADGGHEIKIAGATEENIFAKHVVVATGSNPRALPGAAFDEKLILSNTGALEITEVPKRLGVIGAGVIGLEMGSVWRRLGSEVTVLEALPAFLGAVDDAVAKEAFKQFTKQGLAISLGVQIGAITAGKNDVTVNYVDDKGAAQKAVFDKLIVSIGRVPNTIGLNAEAVGLKLDERGFIAVDADCKTSLPNVWAVGDVVRGPMLAHKSEEEGVAVAERIAGQHGHVNFNTIPWVIYTSPEIAWVGKTEQQLKAEKIAYKAGSFPFLANGRARALGDTTGFVKFLADAKTDEILGVHIIGPMASELISEAVVAMEFRASSEDIARICHAHPSLSEAVKEAALAVDGRALNF
- the zapE gene encoding cell division protein ZapE, encoding MNVREFYEQALSQRGFVADESQLNAVNRLQQAYDEWVEYKAQRANAFLRFLRPPEIPRGIYMWGGVGRGKSFLMDSFYSVVPLVRKTRVHFHEFMRSVHRDLDELKMVVNPLDEVAKRIAKKYRLICFDEFHVIDIADAMILYNLFKALFENGVSFIITSNFHPDTLYPDGLHRDRMLPTIELLKEKLDIVNVDSGSDYRKRALEQVDAYYWPLNEKSSEAMRVAFARIAETTDENPHLKIEGRDVQALRRAGGVIWFDFATLCGGPRSQNDYLELASRFHTLFLSDVPVMSAGMASAVRRFIWLIDVLYDHKIKLLMSAEVAMDELYTDGAQIAEFQRTVSRLIEMQSSEYMEAERRREGSTIF